One Gelria sp. Kuro-4 DNA segment encodes these proteins:
- the atpD gene encoding F0F1 ATP synthase subunit beta gives MRVGVVEKIRRVIGPVIDVQFPESEMPPLYTAVKIIDSAQRDAEGKPVEIVAEVLHHVGQGLARCVALSSTEGLVRGMQVIDTGGPLSVPVGRACLGRVLNVLGQPIDKLGPIEASEYWAIHRPAPAFEEQETYTDILETGIKVIDLLAPYPRGGKIGLFGGAGVGKTVIIMELIRNVAMEHGGYSVFTGVGERTREGNDLWLEMKNSGVLDKAVLVYGQMNEPPGARLRVALTGLTMAEYFRDVMGQDVLLFIDNIFRFIQAGSEVSALLGRMPAAVGYQPTLASELGALQERITSTRKGSITSVQAVYVPADDLTDPAPATTFSHLDATTVLSRSIAEQGIYPAVDPLDSSSRILSPWVVGEEHYQVARKVQETLERYKELQDIIAILGVEELSEDDKLVVARARKLQRFLSQPFFVAETFTGLPGRYVPLHETVRGFKGIVEGKYDDLPEQAFYMVGTIDEAVEKAKRLQEGKV, from the coding sequence TTGCGTGTAGGCGTTGTGGAGAAAATCCGCCGCGTCATCGGGCCGGTTATCGATGTTCAGTTTCCTGAGAGCGAGATGCCGCCCCTGTACACGGCGGTTAAGATCATAGATTCCGCCCAGCGGGATGCCGAAGGAAAACCTGTGGAAATCGTCGCCGAGGTGCTGCACCACGTGGGCCAGGGCCTGGCGCGTTGCGTGGCCCTGTCCTCCACCGAGGGCTTGGTGCGCGGGATGCAGGTGATAGATACAGGAGGACCGCTCTCGGTGCCGGTGGGGCGGGCCTGCCTGGGCCGAGTGCTCAACGTGTTAGGCCAGCCCATCGACAAGTTGGGTCCCATTGAGGCCAGCGAGTACTGGGCGATTCACCGTCCGGCGCCGGCCTTTGAGGAACAGGAGACCTACACCGACATCCTGGAAACCGGGATTAAGGTTATCGACCTCTTGGCGCCGTACCCGCGCGGCGGGAAAATCGGCCTCTTCGGCGGGGCCGGCGTAGGCAAAACCGTCATCATCATGGAACTTATCCGCAACGTGGCCATGGAGCATGGCGGTTACTCGGTATTTACCGGCGTGGGCGAGCGTACCCGTGAAGGAAATGACCTGTGGCTGGAGATGAAAAACTCCGGCGTTCTGGACAAGGCTGTGCTGGTGTACGGGCAGATGAACGAGCCGCCGGGAGCCAGGCTGCGCGTTGCCCTGACCGGTCTCACCATGGCCGAATACTTCCGGGACGTGATGGGGCAGGATGTGCTGCTCTTCATCGATAACATCTTCCGCTTTATTCAGGCGGGCTCCGAGGTGTCCGCGCTTTTAGGGCGCATGCCGGCGGCGGTGGGTTACCAGCCGACTTTGGCCTCTGAGCTCGGGGCGCTGCAGGAGCGGATCACTTCAACCCGCAAGGGGTCCATTACTTCCGTGCAGGCTGTTTACGTACCGGCGGATGACCTGACGGACCCGGCACCGGCTACCACTTTCTCCCACCTGGACGCTACCACGGTGCTGTCGCGCAGCATCGCTGAGCAGGGCATCTATCCGGCGGTGGACCCGCTGGACTCGAGCTCGCGCATCCTGAGCCCTTGGGTGGTGGGCGAAGAGCACTACCAGGTGGCCCGCAAGGTGCAGGAGACGCTGGAGCGTTATAAGGAGCTGCAGGACATCATCGCCATCCTGGGTGTGGAAGAGCTGTCCGAGGACGATAAGCTCGTGGTGGCGCGTGCCCGTAAACTCCAGCGTTTCCTGTCGCAGCCCTTCTTTGTGGCCGAAACCTTTACGGGCCTGCCGGGCCGCTACGTGCCGCTGCACGAGACCGTCCGCGGTTTCAAGGGGATTGTGGAAGGCAAGTACGATGATTTGCCGGAACAGGCCTTTTACATGGTGGGCACCATTGACGAAGCCGTGGAGAAGGCCAAACGGCTCCAGGAAGGTAAGGTCTAA
- the atpG gene encoding ATP synthase F1 subunit gamma, with the protein MQTLRDIKRRIKVVQNIEHITRAMKMISAAKLQKAQRQVQEARPYARKIREILRDLEAQQGEFEHPLLKERPVRRACYVVLTADQGLCGGYNTNVLHEAAFAVGQDEAEVEVITVGAKARRFFHELGYPLAATYPSCPDKVTFLTVRPLADRVSSDFTAGRYDAVYFVYTRFYSAVTQKPVVRRVLPVETEEVEGPIAYRSIYQLEPNEEEVLNRLLPRYVSATIYRIFLEAKAAEHGARVTAMDAATDNAEELLGQLTLSYNRARQAAITEELTEIIAGADALKEEVGLRGE; encoded by the coding sequence GTGCAAACTCTGCGCGACATCAAGCGGCGCATCAAGGTTGTACAGAACATCGAGCACATCACGCGCGCCATGAAAATGATCTCGGCAGCCAAACTGCAGAAAGCCCAGCGCCAGGTACAGGAGGCCCGCCCCTATGCCCGGAAAATCCGTGAGATCCTGCGGGACCTGGAGGCGCAGCAGGGGGAGTTCGAGCACCCGCTGCTTAAGGAGCGCCCGGTGCGACGTGCCTGCTATGTGGTACTGACGGCCGACCAGGGGCTGTGCGGCGGGTATAACACCAACGTGCTCCACGAGGCCGCCTTTGCCGTGGGCCAGGACGAAGCGGAGGTGGAGGTGATCACCGTCGGTGCCAAGGCCCGGCGCTTCTTTCACGAGCTGGGCTACCCGCTGGCGGCGACTTACCCCAGCTGCCCGGACAAAGTGACCTTCCTGACGGTACGGCCCTTGGCCGACCGGGTGAGTTCCGATTTTACCGCCGGCCGCTATGACGCGGTTTACTTTGTGTATACGCGCTTTTACTCGGCAGTGACGCAAAAGCCGGTGGTGCGGCGGGTACTGCCGGTGGAAACCGAAGAGGTGGAAGGTCCTATAGCGTACCGCAGCATCTACCAGCTGGAACCGAATGAAGAAGAGGTTCTGAACCGCCTGCTGCCGCGCTACGTGAGCGCCACTATTTATCGCATTTTCCTGGAGGCGAAGGCGGCGGAACACGGAGCGCGGGTAACGGCCATGGATGCCGCGACGGACAACGCTGAGGAGCTCCTGGGGCAGCTGACGCTTTCCTACAACCGGGCCCGCCAGGCGGCCATTACAGAGGAGCTTACGGAAATCATCGCCGGCGCCGACGCCTTGAAAGAAGAAGTCGGGCTGAGAGGGGAGTGA
- the atpA gene encoding F0F1 ATP synthase subunit alpha: MSVQGSVAFKEEKPAEPELVVEVTSAAPLGEEELRKLRRKLVESVKQHYALSLRVDPSLLGGLVIRIGDKVIDGSVRGRLDALQANLLKKKELPEEVKEGTNFQQVASVVQMDIAKTQLAPEVAEVGWVLEVGDGVARVRGLSGAMTGELVEFPGGTLGEVLNLDLDHVGVVLLGPDSHIKEGDEVRRTGRVVKVPVGMGLLGRVVDALGRPIDDRGLIMPAGYRSVEGPAPGIVDRQPVREPLQTGIKAIDSMVPIGRGQRELIIGDRQTGKTAIAIDTILNQKGKDVYCVYVSIGQKASSLAQLVQTLAEHGAMAYTTVVAATASDSPTMQYLAPYAGCAIAEWFMYQGKHALVVYDDLSKHAVAYRAMSLLLRRPPGREAYPGDIFYLHSRLLERAAKLSDELGGGSLTALPIIETQAGDVSAYIPTNVISITDGQIYLDTDLFFAGVRPAVNVGLSVSRVGGNAQIKAMKQVAGSLRLDLAQYRELAAFAKFGADLDKATQAKLKRGERLVEVLKQEQYQPLAVEDQVLVLYAAGKGYLDDLDPQDVPKCERALLRFFSERQPDLKAAIAREGKLTPETEAALKEACAEFFRGFGA; the protein is encoded by the coding sequence ATGAGCGTTCAAGGCAGCGTGGCCTTTAAGGAGGAAAAGCCGGCGGAGCCGGAGCTGGTCGTGGAGGTTACCTCGGCTGCCCCGCTGGGCGAAGAAGAACTGCGGAAACTGCGCCGTAAGCTTGTGGAGTCTGTAAAACAGCACTACGCTTTGAGCCTCAGGGTGGATCCGAGTCTCCTCGGCGGCCTGGTGATCCGCATCGGGGACAAAGTAATTGACGGCAGCGTGCGCGGGCGGCTTGATGCCTTGCAAGCCAACCTGTTGAAGAAGAAAGAGTTGCCAGAAGAAGTCAAGGAAGGAACCAATTTCCAGCAGGTGGCCTCCGTGGTGCAGATGGACATCGCCAAGACCCAGCTGGCGCCCGAAGTGGCTGAAGTAGGCTGGGTGCTGGAAGTGGGCGATGGCGTGGCGCGCGTGCGGGGCCTGAGTGGTGCCATGACAGGAGAGCTGGTGGAGTTCCCCGGCGGCACCCTGGGCGAGGTGCTGAACCTGGACCTGGACCATGTGGGCGTGGTGCTCCTGGGGCCGGACAGCCACATCAAGGAAGGCGACGAAGTCCGGCGGACGGGGCGTGTGGTGAAGGTGCCCGTAGGTATGGGCCTTCTGGGACGGGTGGTTGACGCCCTGGGCCGGCCGATTGACGACCGGGGTCTCATAATGCCTGCCGGCTACCGCTCCGTCGAAGGCCCGGCGCCGGGGATAGTGGACCGCCAGCCGGTACGCGAGCCGCTGCAGACGGGGATCAAGGCCATCGACTCCATGGTGCCCATTGGCCGGGGACAGCGCGAACTCATCATCGGTGACCGGCAGACGGGCAAAACGGCCATCGCCATCGATACCATCCTGAACCAAAAGGGCAAAGACGTCTACTGTGTCTATGTATCCATCGGGCAAAAGGCCTCCAGCCTGGCCCAACTTGTGCAGACTCTGGCCGAACACGGCGCCATGGCCTACACCACGGTGGTGGCGGCCACCGCCAGCGACTCGCCGACCATGCAGTACCTGGCTCCTTACGCCGGGTGTGCCATCGCCGAGTGGTTCATGTACCAGGGTAAACACGCGCTGGTGGTTTATGACGACTTGTCCAAGCACGCCGTGGCGTATCGCGCCATGTCGCTGCTTCTTCGGCGCCCGCCGGGGCGCGAGGCCTACCCGGGCGACATTTTCTACCTGCACTCGCGGCTTCTCGAACGGGCGGCCAAGCTGAGCGATGAACTGGGCGGCGGTTCGCTCACGGCGCTGCCCATCATCGAGACCCAGGCCGGCGATGTGTCGGCTTACATTCCCACCAACGTTATCTCGATTACGGACGGCCAGATTTACCTCGACACCGACCTGTTCTTCGCCGGCGTGCGCCCGGCGGTCAACGTCGGCCTTTCGGTTTCCCGTGTCGGCGGCAACGCCCAGATCAAGGCCATGAAGCAGGTGGCCGGCAGCCTGCGCCTAGACCTGGCGCAGTACCGCGAGCTGGCGGCCTTCGCCAAGTTCGGCGCCGATCTGGATAAAGCGACGCAGGCCAAGCTGAAGCGCGGCGAGCGCCTGGTGGAGGTGCTGAAGCAGGAGCAATACCAACCGCTGGCGGTGGAGGACCAGGTACTGGTGCTCTATGCCGCGGGCAAAGGCTACCTGGACGATCTGGATCCTCAGGATGTGCCTAAGTGCGAGCGGGCACTCCTAAGGTTCTTCAGCGAGCGGCAGCCGGACCTTAAGGCCGCGATAGCGCGCGAGGGCAAGCTGACGCCGGAGACGGAGGCGGCCCTGAAAGAAGCCTGTGCTGAGTTCTTCCGCGGCTTCGGCGCATAG
- the atpF gene encoding F0F1 ATP synthase subunit B: MEGGLLSPNLTTFLHTIINFLIVLLVLRLFVYKPLTNHMKKRRDTIKEALEQAEKARAELAEIKAAGEEERKKARREAEEIIANAVREAEKAKREIIQQAREESKRIIAATQEEVKHEKEKALLDLKENVVSLAILAASKVAEQSVDEKAGKKLVSDFLDNLDLRSVGGGAKV, from the coding sequence ATGGAAGGCGGACTCTTGAGCCCTAACCTTACCACCTTTCTGCACACCATAATAAACTTCTTGATTGTCCTTCTGGTTCTCAGGCTGTTTGTTTACAAGCCGCTCACTAACCATATGAAAAAGCGCCGCGACACTATTAAAGAGGCGCTGGAACAGGCGGAAAAAGCGCGTGCCGAACTGGCCGAGATTAAAGCTGCCGGTGAGGAAGAGCGTAAGAAGGCCCGCCGCGAGGCCGAGGAGATCATTGCGAACGCCGTGCGCGAGGCGGAGAAGGCCAAGCGGGAGATCATCCAGCAGGCGCGCGAGGAGTCCAAGCGCATCATCGCCGCCACGCAGGAAGAGGTTAAGCATGAAAAGGAGAAGGCCCTGCTGGACCTCAAAGAGAACGTGGTCAGCCTGGCCATCCTGGCCGCCAGCAAGGTGGCGGAGCAGTCGGTGGACGAAAAGGCCGGCAAGAAGCTGGTGTCCGACTTCCTCGATAACCTCGACCTGCGCAGTGTCGGTGGGGGTGCCAAGGTATGA
- the atpE gene encoding ATP synthase F0 subunit C: MTAKALVLAVTILSAALAIGLGTIGPGLGQGMAISRAVEGIARQPEAADNIRMTMLIGIAIIESLTIYAFVIALVLIFANPLVARL; this comes from the coding sequence ATCACGGCAAAGGCGCTCGTCTTGGCAGTCACGATCCTTAGCGCCGCGTTGGCTATCGGGCTCGGCACCATCGGCCCCGGCCTTGGTCAAGGCATGGCCATCAGCCGGGCGGTGGAAGGCATTGCCCGGCAGCCGGAAGCGGCCGATAACATTCGCATGACGATGCTGATCGGTATCGCCATCATTGAGTCCCTCACCATTTACGCCTTCGTTATCGCTCTGGTGCTAATCTTCGCCAATCCGCTGGTCGCCCGCCTGTAG
- the atpB gene encoding F0F1 ATP synthase subunit A: MEELGPVVVAEFYGLPVTSTVVMSTALSGFIAVISFLSTRHLQAIPGRLQNALETVVELLEGLVEDNMGEKGRLYFPFLGTLFLYILLSNWMGAVPGLKSPTSDINVTVALAVIVLLASHAYGLSKKGLAHLHHFLEPMPLFLPLNIMEEITKPLSLAFRLFGNITGEHIVVAVLGLIVPLVVPVPMSLFGLFTGLIQALVFTMLAMVYIAQATEE, from the coding sequence ATGGAAGAGCTGGGCCCTGTAGTGGTGGCGGAGTTTTACGGTCTCCCTGTCACCAGCACAGTGGTGATGAGCACCGCCTTGAGCGGCTTTATCGCGGTGATTTCTTTTCTGTCCACCCGGCACCTACAGGCAATACCAGGGCGCCTGCAAAATGCTCTGGAGACTGTGGTGGAACTCTTGGAGGGGCTGGTAGAGGATAACATGGGGGAGAAGGGCCGGCTTTACTTTCCTTTTCTCGGCACCTTGTTCCTCTATATCCTACTCAGCAACTGGATGGGGGCTGTCCCCGGCCTGAAGTCGCCGACCAGCGATATCAATGTTACCGTGGCCTTGGCGGTGATAGTTCTTCTGGCTTCCCATGCCTATGGTCTGAGCAAAAAGGGCCTGGCACATCTGCACCACTTCTTGGAACCCATGCCCCTTTTCCTGCCGCTTAACATCATGGAAGAGATCACGAAGCCGCTCTCACTGGCCTTCCGACTGTTCGGCAACATTACCGGCGAGCACATCGTGGTGGCGGTGCTCGGCCTTATTGTGCCCCTTGTCGTACCGGTGCCCATGTCGCTTTTTGGCCTCTTTACCGGGCTGATTCAGGCTTTGGTGTTCACCATGCTGGCCATGGTTTACATTGCCCAAGCCACCGAGGAATAA
- a CDS encoding ATP synthase subunit I — translation MNKLWGLTRRAGWVSLGLGAMAAGVLAMGVSPAVAGFFLGGLALGIVNLRLLTFTVEHGLQPKRRNRVQVFFLLHFLARYGFVFACFYLVASLSLRGLVAAAGGFLLPEVVLWARALGLPRAPKKKGG, via the coding sequence GTGAACAAGCTCTGGGGTTTGACCCGGCGGGCAGGCTGGGTGAGCCTGGGCCTGGGGGCGATGGCCGCCGGCGTGTTGGCCATGGGTGTCTCTCCGGCGGTAGCGGGCTTCTTCCTGGGCGGCCTGGCCCTAGGGATAGTAAATCTCCGCCTTCTGACCTTCACTGTTGAGCACGGTCTGCAGCCCAAGAGGCGCAACCGGGTTCAGGTGTTTTTTTTGCTCCATTTTTTGGCTCGTTACGGTTTTGTCTTTGCGTGCTTTTACCTGGTGGCTTCCCTCTCGCTGCGCGGCCTGGTGGCTGCGGCCGGCGGGTTCTTGCTGCCCGAGGTTGTACTTTGGGCGCGGGCTCTGGGCTTGCCGCGCGCCCCAAAGAAAAAAGGGGGGTGA
- a CDS encoding AtpZ/AtpI family protein, with amino-acid sequence MAKKRGTIVEGFGVAMDLGVRLAAPIVLFAYLANYLNEHYGLSAGWGFALILFGLVSGVWNVYKLLAKMAARVPKPKPAKRKRIR; translated from the coding sequence ATGGCGAAGAAGCGCGGAACCATAGTAGAAGGCTTCGGGGTGGCCATGGATCTGGGCGTCAGATTGGCGGCACCCATTGTTCTCTTCGCCTATCTGGCTAATTACCTGAACGAACACTACGGGCTTAGTGCAGGATGGGGTTTTGCTCTCATTCTCTTCGGCCTGGTCTCAGGGGTGTGGAATGTGTACAAGCTGCTGGCCAAAATGGCCGCCCGGGTACCCAAACCGAAGCCGGCTAAACGGAAGAGGATTCGATAG
- a CDS encoding YitT family protein: MRERLVNLAQISAGALITALGLNLFLIPNRIAAGGVSGVATILYYILGWPVGPTMLAINIPLFAAAVHFLGGRFGVRTLAGALLLSVFVSLTARFGPLTTNTLLAAIYGGIAGGIGMGIVFRAGGTTGGTDLAAALLHRFLRLSYGKGLLTIDSLVITVAGVVFSPELALYALVTLFLTSRVIDLVQEGETYAKAAFIISEEAEAIRKAVLEEMGRGVTLFKVEGGYTGQARSALLCVVTQAELPRLKKAVAACDKQAFVIVGSVYEVLGEGWEGS, encoded by the coding sequence GTGCGGGAACGCCTGGTGAACCTGGCCCAGATCAGCGCCGGTGCCTTGATAACCGCGCTGGGGCTGAACCTGTTTCTCATTCCCAACCGCATTGCCGCCGGCGGCGTCAGCGGCGTCGCCACTATTCTTTACTACATATTGGGGTGGCCGGTAGGCCCCACCATGCTGGCCATCAACATTCCCCTTTTTGCCGCCGCGGTCCATTTCTTGGGCGGCCGCTTCGGGGTCCGCACTTTGGCCGGGGCGTTGCTGCTTTCCGTGTTCGTGTCCTTAACCGCCCGCTTCGGGCCGCTGACAACGAACACCCTCTTGGCGGCCATTTACGGCGGCATCGCCGGCGGCATCGGCATGGGGATCGTTTTCCGCGCCGGCGGTACCACCGGCGGCACGGACCTGGCTGCCGCTCTCCTACATCGCTTCCTGCGGCTTTCCTACGGGAAAGGCCTGCTCACCATCGATTCCCTGGTCATAACCGTGGCCGGGGTTGTCTTTTCCCCGGAGCTGGCGTTATACGCTCTCGTCACGCTCTTTCTCACCAGCCGGGTTATCGACCTGGTGCAAGAGGGTGAGACCTATGCCAAGGCGGCGTTTATCATCAGCGAAGAGGCGGAAGCCATTCGAAAGGCCGTTCTCGAAGAGATGGGGCGGGGGGTCACCCTGTTCAAAGTGGAAGGCGGCTACACCGGGCAGGCGCGGTCCGCCCTCCTTTGTGTGGTGACGCAGGCTGAACTGCCGCGGCTGAAAAAGGCGGTGGCCGCTTGTGACAAGCAGGCCTTTGTCATCGTCGGCAGCGTTTACGAGGTTCTGGGAGAAGGCTGGGAGGGAAGCTGA
- a CDS encoding HAD family hydrolase encodes MGGKSHRVKTLLFDLDGTLIRLDMAAFLPRYFQALGKRFSRLVDPQALVRHVLACTEIMVGNRDAAVTNREAFMQAFLSRLGLPAAEVLPLLDAFYAEEFPRLGGPEVASPAARQAVELALAAGLEVVVATNPVFPLQAIRHRLAWGGLDQYPFRLVTAYEDMHFCKPHVEYYQEILTFLRRRPEECWMIGNDVGEDMVAGRLGIKTFLVEDFLIPAGGKAVPTRRGRMADLPAFVAGLV; translated from the coding sequence GTGGGCGGTAAGAGTCACCGGGTGAAGACACTGCTCTTTGATCTGGATGGTACCCTGATTCGCCTGGACATGGCGGCTTTTTTACCACGCTACTTTCAGGCCCTGGGGAAACGCTTCAGCCGCCTGGTGGACCCGCAGGCGCTGGTGAGACACGTTCTCGCCTGTACCGAGATCATGGTGGGTAACCGGGACGCGGCCGTGACCAACCGAGAGGCCTTTATGCAGGCTTTCTTGTCCCGGCTGGGCCTGCCGGCGGCTGAGGTGCTGCCGCTCTTGGATGCCTTTTACGCCGAGGAGTTTCCGCGCCTGGGCGGCCCGGAGGTGGCCAGCCCGGCGGCCCGGCAGGCGGTAGAGCTGGCCCTGGCGGCAGGGCTGGAGGTAGTAGTAGCTACCAACCCCGTCTTCCCGCTCCAGGCGATCCGCCACCGCCTGGCCTGGGGCGGCCTGGACCAGTATCCCTTTCGCCTTGTCACGGCCTACGAGGACATGCACTTTTGTAAGCCGCACGTGGAGTACTACCAGGAAATCTTAACCTTCCTGAGGCGCAGGCCGGAGGAGTGCTGGATGATCGGCAACGACGTCGGGGAAGACATGGTCGCGGGCCGGTTAGGGATCAAGACCTTCCTGGTGGAAGATTTCCTCATTCCGGCCGGAGGCAAGGCAGTTCCCACCCGGCGGGGGCGCATGGCCGATCTGCCTGCCTTTGTGGCCGGCCTGGTGTAG
- a CDS encoding YlbF family regulator: protein MEVYDEAHALARSLRASAEFQRLLKAKDALQREPEKLKRVTEFKAKEFEVEGQRLLGVDLPPEKLEALQRLADLLLLDPVAREYLEAEARFARLFSDVQKIVLDAVKEWEPLLPPGAGERRAKESEPGGR, encoded by the coding sequence GTGGAGGTATACGATGAGGCGCATGCGCTGGCCAGGAGCCTGCGCGCTTCCGCGGAGTTTCAGCGCCTGCTCAAGGCCAAGGACGCCCTGCAGCGGGAACCGGAGAAGCTGAAACGCGTGACAGAGTTTAAGGCCAAGGAGTTCGAGGTGGAGGGGCAGAGGCTTTTAGGCGTGGACCTGCCGCCGGAAAAGCTGGAGGCGCTTCAGCGCCTGGCCGACCTGCTCCTCCTGGACCCGGTGGCACGGGAGTACCTGGAGGCAGAGGCGCGTTTTGCCCGCCTGTTCAGCGACGTGCAGAAGATCGTGCTGGACGCCGTGAAGGAATGGGAACCGTTGCTCCCACCGGGGGCAGGGGAGCGCCGGGCAAAGGAGAGTGAACCGGGTGGGCGGTAA
- a CDS encoding LysM peptidoglycan-binding domain-containing protein, producing MAIYVVQPGDSLWSIARRFGVSVEEIMRANNLTTTELMPGQELDIVAVTEPTPPQVPPAAVTLHIVRPGETLFSIARRYRVPLAALIEANPALVYPGLELRIPVAAPPSERPPEETREKECFRLTLSTDRARYSPGMPVTMKLTKTNICRRSEVLTYMTGQRYEFEIRQDNRLIWRWSEGRPFTQRVQRLRVRPGETEIFTESWPQVDSAGRQVEPGRYRVVAWNTARELRDEVVTVYLEIR from the coding sequence ATGGCTATCTACGTCGTCCAGCCCGGCGACAGCCTGTGGAGCATCGCCCGGCGTTTCGGTGTCTCGGTTGAAGAGATCATGCGCGCCAACAACTTGACCACCACTGAGCTCATGCCCGGGCAGGAGCTTGACATCGTCGCCGTAACCGAACCCACACCGCCGCAGGTCCCGCCCGCTGCCGTCACGCTGCATATTGTGCGGCCCGGAGAGACGCTCTTCAGCATTGCCCGGCGCTACCGGGTGCCGCTGGCCGCCCTGATTGAGGCCAACCCGGCGCTGGTTTACCCGGGCCTGGAGCTGCGCATCCCCGTTGCCGCCCCGCCGTCGGAACGACCGCCGGAGGAAACCCGGGAAAAGGAGTGCTTCCGCCTTACCCTCTCCACCGACCGCGCGCGGTACAGTCCGGGGATGCCGGTGACCATGAAGCTCACCAAAACCAACATCTGCCGCCGCAGTGAAGTCCTCACCTACATGACAGGGCAGCGTTATGAGTTTGAAATCCGCCAGGACAACCGTCTCATCTGGCGGTGGTCCGAAGGGCGTCCCTTCACCCAGCGGGTACAACGGCTGCGGGTCCGTCCCGGCGAAACCGAAATCTTCACCGAGAGCTGGCCGCAGGTGGACAGTGCCGGTCGCCAAGTAGAACCCGGCCGCTACCGCGTTGTAGCCTGGAACACCGCCCGCGAGCTGCGGGATGAGGTTGTGACCGTCTACTTGGAAATCAGGTAA